One Mycolicibacterium crocinum DNA window includes the following coding sequences:
- a CDS encoding ABC transporter permease, protein MRVSNWRLLLGNPVAVISAVLLFAIVVAALGAHWLAPSGVNDVDVPNALKAPSGAHWFGTDELGRDIASRVLVATRASLQVAVVSVAFALVVGVTVGLLAGYRGGWLDTVLMRCVDVMFAFPVLLLALAIVAVLGPGLTTTMLAIGVVYTPIFARVARASTLGVRVEPYVAVSRSMGSPHRYILARHVLPNIAGPLIVQASLSLAFAILSEAALSFLGLGLQPPQPSLGRMIFDSQGFVTLAWWVAVFPGAAIFVIVLAFNLLGDGLRDVLDPKQRTSTEAGRGS, encoded by the coding sequence ATGAGGGTGTCGAATTGGCGTTTGCTGCTTGGCAACCCGGTCGCGGTGATCAGTGCCGTGCTGCTGTTCGCGATCGTCGTCGCCGCGCTGGGCGCCCACTGGCTGGCGCCGTCCGGTGTGAACGACGTCGACGTGCCGAATGCCTTGAAGGCTCCGAGCGGCGCACACTGGTTCGGCACCGACGAACTGGGCCGCGATATCGCGTCTCGGGTTCTGGTCGCCACCCGCGCCTCCCTTCAGGTGGCGGTTGTCAGCGTCGCATTCGCGCTTGTCGTCGGGGTGACCGTCGGCTTGCTCGCCGGCTATCGGGGCGGCTGGCTGGATACGGTGCTCATGCGGTGCGTCGACGTGATGTTCGCATTCCCGGTTCTATTGCTGGCGTTGGCCATTGTCGCCGTTCTCGGTCCGGGGCTGACCACCACGATGCTCGCCATCGGCGTCGTCTACACGCCGATCTTCGCCCGGGTGGCCCGGGCCAGCACGTTGGGTGTGCGGGTCGAACCGTATGTGGCGGTATCACGGTCGATGGGCAGCCCGCACCGCTACATCCTGGCCCGTCACGTCCTGCCCAACATCGCCGGACCGCTGATCGTGCAGGCGTCCCTGTCGCTGGCGTTCGCGATCCTCTCCGAAGCGGCCCTGTCGTTTCTGGGGCTGGGCCTGCAACCACCCCAACCGTCGCTGGGCCGGATGATCTTCGACTCGCAGGGGTTCGTGACCCTGGCATGGTGGGTGGCGGTGTTTCCCGGCGCAGCGATCTTTGTGATCGTGCTGGCGTTCAACCTCCTTGGCGACGGGCTGCGTGATGTGCTCGACCCCAAGCAACGCACCTCGACCGAAGCCGGGCGCGGATCATGA
- a CDS encoding dipeptide ABC transporter ATP-binding protein, with protein sequence MTPVLSVQDLRVRLGRREIVRGISFDVEPEQTLGIVGESGSGKTMTALAATGLLDAPGAVVTGSSSLAAGDDSIELVGAKPRVLRGVHGRRIGFVFQDPGTSLNPLLTLERQITESLQAHRNLTRRSARQRALELLEAVGLPDAERRLDSYPHQLSGGQRQRVMVAIALACDPELLVADEPTTALDVTTQAQIVDLIKDLQRDFGAAVVWISHDLGLVGQVADTVIVLQDGVAVEQAPILDIFDRPAHTYTRELLDARPLIGAGGPPPAPADAPVLLDVDKLAVAFGGAPAVKEVTFQIRRGTTLGLVGESGSGKSTVAGALTGLVAPKSGTATLDGTDILGVRGAAEKALRGRISLVLQDPFAALDPRGRVGAAIAEPLVVHRIRRGKDARAERVAELLELVGLPEEFASRYPHELSGGQRQRVSIARALAVEPELVILDEATASLDVSVQARVLDLLSDLQRELGLTYLFISHDLAVVERMSHDVLVLRDGTTVEYRSAADLLSAPEQEYTRTLLAAVPPARPRSG encoded by the coding sequence ATGACACCGGTGCTCAGCGTGCAGGACCTGCGAGTGCGACTCGGTCGCCGAGAGATCGTGCGGGGCATCTCGTTCGACGTCGAGCCCGAGCAGACGCTGGGGATCGTCGGCGAATCCGGCTCGGGCAAGACGATGACCGCGCTGGCCGCCACCGGGTTGCTCGATGCCCCGGGCGCCGTGGTGACCGGATCGAGTTCGCTTGCCGCAGGCGATGATTCGATCGAGTTGGTGGGCGCCAAGCCACGCGTGTTGCGCGGCGTGCACGGCCGCCGCATCGGATTCGTTTTCCAGGACCCCGGGACGTCGCTCAATCCGCTGCTCACCCTGGAGCGCCAGATCACCGAATCCCTTCAGGCGCACCGCAATCTGACTCGTCGCAGCGCGCGTCAGCGGGCCCTGGAGTTGCTGGAGGCCGTCGGGCTACCCGATGCGGAGCGCCGACTGGACAGCTACCCGCATCAGCTGTCGGGCGGCCAGCGCCAGCGGGTGATGGTGGCGATCGCCCTGGCGTGCGACCCCGAGCTCCTGGTCGCCGACGAACCGACCACTGCGCTGGACGTCACGACACAGGCGCAGATCGTCGACCTCATCAAGGATCTGCAGCGCGACTTCGGGGCCGCGGTGGTGTGGATCAGTCACGACCTGGGGCTCGTTGGTCAGGTGGCCGACACCGTCATCGTGCTGCAGGACGGCGTCGCGGTGGAACAGGCCCCGATCCTCGACATCTTCGACCGGCCGGCCCATACCTATACCCGCGAGCTGCTCGATGCCCGGCCGCTGATCGGGGCCGGTGGCCCACCTCCGGCCCCGGCCGATGCACCCGTCCTGCTCGACGTCGACAAGCTCGCTGTGGCGTTCGGCGGTGCGCCTGCCGTCAAGGAGGTGACGTTCCAGATCCGCCGCGGCACCACCTTGGGTCTGGTCGGCGAATCCGGCTCCGGCAAGTCGACGGTGGCCGGGGCCCTCACCGGATTGGTCGCCCCGAAGTCGGGCACCGCGACGCTGGACGGGACGGACATTCTCGGAGTTCGCGGCGCAGCCGAGAAGGCGCTGCGCGGACGGATCAGCCTGGTGCTGCAGGACCCTTTCGCCGCCCTGGATCCGCGCGGCCGCGTCGGCGCTGCGATCGCCGAACCCCTTGTCGTCCACCGCATTCGGCGGGGGAAAGACGCCCGCGCCGAACGGGTGGCCGAACTGCTGGAGCTCGTCGGCCTACCCGAGGAATTCGCATCGCGCTACCCGCATGAGCTCTCCGGCGGACAGCGGCAACGGGTCAGCATCGCCCGCGCACTGGCGGTCGAACCGGAGCTGGTGATCCTCGACGAGGCGACGGCATCCCTCGACGTGTCCGTCCAGGCCCGGGTTCTCGACTTGCTCAGTGATCTCCAACGCGAGCTCGGTCTGACCTATCTGTTCATCTCCCACGACCTTGCGGTGGTGGAACGGATGAGCCACGACGTGCTGGTGCTGCGCGACGGCACCACCGTCGAATACCGGTCGGCCGCCGATCTGCTGAGCGCACCTGAACAGGAGTACACCCGCACACTTCTGGCAGCTGTACCACCGGCACGACCGCGCTCGGGCTGA
- a CDS encoding MmpS family protein, whose translation MVKALRRAWIPLVIVTVVAIAAFGVFRLHGVFGKTELTRPGSGLANDTKPFNPKQVTYQIFGPEGAVATINYLDLDAQPQIARDITLPWSLTLTTTAPAASANIVAQGDTDTIGCRILVDGVLKDEKTSTGVNAQTFCLVKSA comes from the coding sequence ATGGTCAAGGCACTGAGGCGGGCCTGGATACCGCTGGTCATCGTCACTGTGGTGGCCATTGCCGCGTTCGGTGTCTTCCGCCTGCACGGCGTCTTCGGTAAGACCGAGCTCACCCGTCCCGGCAGTGGCCTGGCCAATGACACCAAGCCGTTCAACCCCAAGCAAGTGACCTATCAGATCTTCGGCCCCGAAGGTGCAGTGGCAACCATCAACTACCTCGACCTGGACGCGCAGCCCCAGATCGCCCGCGACATCACGCTGCCCTGGTCGCTGACGCTGACCACGACGGCGCCCGCCGCCAGCGCGAACATCGTGGCCCAGGGCGACACCGACACGATCGGGTGCCGCATCTTGGTCGACGGCGTGCTCAAGGACGAGAAGACCTCGACCGGCGTCAACGCTCAGACCTTCTGCCTGGTGAAGTCCGCATGA
- a CDS encoding RND family transporter — translation MTDLQSPPKKNPLIPRFVRAFSVPIVLAWLGLVVVLSVAVPSLEQVSQEHTVSLAPEDAPSMKAMKKVGKDFQEFNSNSSAMILLESDQQLGPEAHQYYDGLMKKLAADTKHVQHIQDFWGDPLTAAGSQSADGKAAYVQLYLSGNQGEALANESIDAISKIVKDNPPPAGIKVYVTGPTALSHDQHNAGDSAVKVIEGLTIAVIFVMLLLVYRSITTVILVLVMVFTELTAARGVIAFLGNYEIIGLSTFAVNLLATLAIAAATDYAIFLIGRYHEARLSGEDRETAFYSMYHGTSHVILGSGLTIAGATFCLHFTRLPYFQSLGFPLAIGMLVVVFAALTLGAAVISIGARFGLFEPKRKMNTHTWRRVGAAVVRWPGPILVASIALSLIGLLALPTYKTNYNDRYYLPGSIPANQGYAAADRHFPQARMNPELLLLETDHDVRNPADMLVVDRIAKSVFHIPGIGRVQTITRPLGTPIEHTSIPFIISMQGTNQTMNMSYLQDRMKDMLKMGDELQVTIDTMERMLALTKEMVGITHSMVEKTKQMVADTNEIRDNISDFDDFFRPIRNYLYWEPHCFDIPICWSMRSIFDSLDGIDTLSDDLGSLMVDMDKLDVLMPKMIEVMPPMIATMKTMKTTMLTMQSTMGGLQNQMDAMQQNATALGQAYDASKNDDSFYLPPEVFDNPEFKRGLKMFVSPDGKAVRFIISHEGDPATPEGISHIDKIKNAAFEAIKGTPLEGSKVYLGGTASVYKDMQHGANYDLMIAGIAALCLIFIIMLVITRSVVAAAVIVGTVVLSLGASFGLSVLLWQHILGQPLHWLVIAMAVIILLAVGSDYNLLLVARFKEEIHAGLNTGIIRAMAGSGSVVTSAGLVFAFTMASMAVSPLRVGGQVGTTIALGLLFDTLVVRSFMTPSIAALLGRWFWWPQKVRQRPVRQAWPTPQEAAERRSVDASAPGGST, via the coding sequence ATGACCGATCTCCAGAGCCCACCCAAGAAGAATCCGCTGATCCCCCGGTTCGTCCGGGCGTTCTCGGTGCCGATCGTGCTGGCATGGCTCGGTCTGGTCGTCGTGCTCAGCGTCGCCGTGCCGTCGCTGGAACAGGTGAGCCAGGAACACACGGTCTCGCTGGCGCCCGAAGACGCGCCATCGATGAAGGCCATGAAGAAGGTCGGCAAGGACTTCCAGGAGTTCAACTCCAACAGCAGCGCGATGATCCTGCTGGAGAGCGACCAACAGCTGGGCCCTGAGGCGCATCAGTATTACGACGGCTTGATGAAGAAGCTGGCGGCCGACACCAAGCACGTCCAGCACATCCAGGATTTCTGGGGCGATCCCCTGACCGCCGCCGGTTCGCAGAGCGCTGATGGCAAGGCGGCGTACGTCCAGCTGTACCTGTCCGGGAACCAGGGCGAGGCCCTGGCCAACGAATCGATCGACGCGATCAGCAAGATCGTCAAGGACAACCCGCCACCGGCCGGGATCAAGGTCTACGTCACCGGTCCGACCGCGTTGAGTCACGACCAGCACAATGCGGGCGATTCGGCCGTCAAGGTGATCGAGGGCCTCACCATCGCCGTGATCTTCGTGATGCTGCTGTTGGTCTACCGGTCCATCACGACGGTGATCCTCGTGCTGGTCATGGTGTTCACCGAACTCACCGCGGCCCGAGGGGTCATCGCCTTCCTCGGCAATTACGAGATCATCGGTCTGTCGACATTCGCGGTGAACCTACTGGCGACCCTGGCGATCGCGGCCGCGACCGACTACGCGATATTCCTGATCGGCCGCTATCACGAGGCGCGGCTGTCCGGCGAGGACCGCGAAACGGCCTTCTACTCGATGTACCACGGCACCTCGCACGTGATCCTTGGCTCGGGTCTGACGATCGCCGGCGCGACGTTCTGCCTGCACTTCACCCGGCTGCCCTATTTCCAGTCGCTCGGCTTCCCGCTGGCCATCGGCATGCTCGTGGTGGTTTTCGCCGCCCTCACACTTGGCGCCGCCGTCATTTCGATCGGCGCCCGCTTCGGCCTGTTCGAACCCAAGCGGAAGATGAACACCCATACCTGGCGCCGCGTGGGTGCTGCGGTGGTCCGCTGGCCGGGACCAATCCTGGTGGCCTCGATCGCGCTGTCCTTGATCGGGCTGCTGGCGCTGCCGACGTACAAGACCAACTACAACGACCGCTACTACCTGCCCGGCAGCATTCCGGCCAACCAGGGCTACGCGGCCGCGGACCGACACTTCCCGCAGGCCCGGATGAATCCCGAGCTGCTGCTGCTGGAAACCGACCACGACGTGCGCAACCCGGCCGACATGCTGGTCGTCGACCGGATCGCCAAGTCCGTCTTCCACATTCCGGGCATCGGTCGCGTGCAGACCATCACGCGACCGCTCGGCACCCCGATCGAGCACACCTCGATCCCGTTCATCATCAGCATGCAGGGCACCAACCAGACGATGAACATGTCCTATCTGCAGGACCGCATGAAGGACATGCTGAAGATGGGCGACGAGCTTCAGGTCACCATCGACACCATGGAGCGCATGCTGGCGCTGACCAAAGAGATGGTCGGCATCACCCACAGCATGGTGGAGAAGACCAAGCAGATGGTCGCCGATACCAACGAAATCCGGGACAACATCTCCGATTTCGACGACTTCTTCCGGCCCATCCGAAATTACCTCTATTGGGAACCGCACTGCTTCGACATTCCGATCTGCTGGTCGATGCGGTCGATCTTCGATTCGCTCGACGGAATCGACACGCTCAGTGACGATCTCGGCTCCCTGATGGTTGACATGGACAAGCTCGACGTCTTGATGCCCAAGATGATCGAGGTCATGCCGCCGATGATCGCGACCATGAAGACCATGAAGACGACGATGCTGACGATGCAGTCGACCATGGGCGGGCTGCAGAATCAGATGGACGCCATGCAGCAGAACGCGACTGCGCTGGGCCAGGCCTACGACGCGTCGAAGAACGACGACTCGTTCTATCTACCACCCGAGGTGTTCGACAACCCGGAGTTCAAGCGCGGGCTGAAGATGTTCGTCTCGCCGGACGGAAAAGCGGTGCGGTTCATCATCTCCCATGAAGGAGACCCCGCAACGCCGGAAGGCATCTCGCACATCGACAAGATCAAGAACGCCGCTTTCGAGGCGATCAAGGGCACTCCGCTGGAGGGTTCGAAGGTCTATCTCGGTGGCACCGCGTCGGTCTACAAGGACATGCAGCACGGCGCCAACTACGACCTGATGATCGCCGGGATCGCGGCGCTGTGCCTGATCTTCATCATCATGCTGGTGATCACCCGAAGTGTGGTGGCCGCCGCGGTCATTGTGGGCACGGTGGTGCTGTCGCTGGGTGCGTCGTTCGGCCTCTCCGTCCTGTTGTGGCAACACATTCTGGGTCAGCCGCTGCACTGGCTGGTGATCGCGATGGCGGTGATCATCCTTCTCGCGGTGGGTTCGGACTACAACCTGCTCTTGGTCGCCCGGTTCAAGGAAGAGATCCATGCCGGGCTCAACACCGGCATCATCCGGGCCATGGCAGGCAGTGGGTCGGTGGTGACCTCGGCGGGCCTGGTGTTCGCGTTCACCATGGCGTCGATGGCCGTCAGCCCGCTGCGGGTCGGCGGCCAGGTGGGCACGACGATCGCCCTTGGCCTGTTGTTCGACACCCTTGTGGTCCGGTCGTTCATGACGCCGTCGATTGCTGCCCTGCTCGGCCGCTGGTTCTGGTGGCCGCAGAAGGTGCGTCAACGCCCGGTGCGGCAGGCGTGGCCGACACCGCAGGAGGCGGCAGAGCGGCGCTCGGTGGACGCGAGCGCACCCGGTGGTTCGACCTGA
- a CDS encoding DUF732 domain-containing protein: MNVTRLAMAAVAAVAAPIVLAAPSHADPDTDFANQLHTFGIYGPRDYNAWIGKITCKRLATGLDKDAYASAKFLLTNLPLGTNQGQALQFLGAAIGTYCPDQVGVLQRASVG; encoded by the coding sequence ATGAACGTTACGAGGCTTGCCATGGCCGCCGTTGCGGCCGTCGCGGCGCCGATCGTCCTGGCCGCGCCGTCGCACGCCGACCCCGACACCGACTTCGCCAATCAGCTGCACACCTTCGGGATCTACGGGCCTCGTGACTACAACGCGTGGATCGGCAAGATCACCTGCAAGCGTCTGGCCACCGGCCTGGATAAGGACGCCTACGCCTCGGCCAAGTTCCTGCTGACCAACCTCCCGCTGGGCACCAACCAGGGTCAGGCTCTGCAGTTCCTCGGTGCCGCGATCGGTACTTACTGCCCGGACCAGGTGGGCGTTCTGCAGAGGGCTTCCGTCGGCTAG
- a CDS encoding SDR family NAD(P)-dependent oxidoreductase: MTQLDGKVALVTGASSGLGAATAQVFAERGATVFGIARDAERMATVFETVAGGAYSSVDITSAQACRDAVAECIERFGRLDVLVNAAGFHQMRHTTSVTDEDWDYDLAVNLNGPFYLIRAALPHLLEVGGNIVNVASIAGIEGEVYSAAYCAAKHGLVGMTKALAIEYTKEQLRVNVICPGGMLTPQVTDFKTPDDADWNLIMRIAAPRGMMAPPDVAKVIAFLASDDAVTIHGAVYNVDNGKTAG; the protein is encoded by the coding sequence ATGACACAGCTGGACGGCAAGGTCGCGTTGGTGACCGGTGCCTCATCGGGCCTCGGCGCCGCGACAGCCCAGGTGTTCGCCGAGCGGGGCGCGACGGTATTCGGCATCGCCCGCGACGCTGAGCGGATGGCGACGGTGTTCGAAACCGTTGCGGGCGGCGCATATTCGTCGGTCGACATCACCAGCGCACAGGCCTGCCGGGACGCCGTCGCCGAGTGCATCGAACGGTTCGGCCGGCTCGACGTGCTGGTGAACGCGGCGGGCTTTCACCAGATGCGACACACCACCTCGGTCACCGACGAGGACTGGGACTACGACCTCGCGGTCAACCTGAACGGGCCGTTCTATCTCATCCGCGCGGCACTGCCGCACCTGCTGGAGGTCGGCGGCAATATCGTCAACGTCGCGTCGATCGCCGGCATCGAGGGCGAGGTCTACTCGGCGGCGTACTGCGCGGCCAAACACGGACTGGTCGGGATGACCAAGGCCCTGGCGATCGAATACACCAAAGAGCAGCTGCGGGTGAACGTCATCTGCCCGGGCGGGATGCTGACCCCCCAGGTGACCGACTTCAAGACCCCCGACGACGCCGACTGGAACCTGATTATGCGCATCGCCGCACCGCGCGGGATGATGGCGCCCCCCGACGTGGCGAAAGTGATCGCCTTCCTGGCCAGTGACGACGCGGTGACCATCCACGGCGCGGTGTACAACGTCGACAACGGGAAGACGGCGGGCTAG
- a CDS encoding SRPBCC family protein, protein MAGPVDRVISADVSGAPDAVRAHYVDLNNIKDVHPLVVSVETLSRTATDDGYVHVYRVRDRIPLGVVTLPITYTARLEVPSTGPVRTEARQFPAVRLDSVVSFDPIPAGTRLTERIRFRAPWPLLAVTVRQAVEAHTEMLAGIRRHFEGA, encoded by the coding sequence ATGGCAGGCCCCGTCGACCGGGTCATCAGTGCGGACGTCTCCGGTGCGCCCGACGCGGTTCGTGCCCATTACGTCGACCTGAACAACATCAAAGATGTACACCCGTTGGTGGTATCGGTCGAAACGCTGTCCCGCACGGCCACCGACGACGGCTACGTCCACGTCTATCGCGTGCGTGATCGCATTCCGCTCGGTGTCGTGACGCTGCCGATCACCTATACGGCGCGGTTGGAGGTGCCGTCGACCGGCCCGGTGCGCACCGAGGCCCGCCAGTTCCCGGCCGTCCGGCTGGATTCGGTGGTGTCCTTCGACCCGATACCGGCAGGAACCCGGTTGACCGAGCGGATCCGGTTCCGTGCGCCATGGCCGCTGCTGGCGGTGACCGTGCGCCAGGCGGTCGAAGCGCACACCGAGATGCTGGCCGGCATCCGCCGGCATTTCGAGGGGGCCTAG